A part of Lutra lutra chromosome 2, mLutLut1.2, whole genome shotgun sequence genomic DNA contains:
- the JCHAIN gene encoding immunoglobulin J chain, which produces MRSPLFFCGVLAIFVKAVLVTAQDEDGATVLADNKCQCARITSRILPSPENPNEDIIERNIRIVVPLNNRENISDPTSPVRTNFVYHLSDLCKKCDPVEVELDNQIVIASQSNLCDEDSETCYTYDRNKCYTNWVPFTYGGQTKMVQTALTPDSCYPD; this is translated from the exons ATGAGGAgccctttgtttttctgtggagTCCTAGCCATTTTTGTTAAGGCTGTTCTGGTAACAG CCCAAGATGAAGATGGAGCGACTGTTCTTGCGGACAACAAATGTCAGTGTGCCCGGATCACTTCCAGGATCCTCCCTTCTCCCGAAAACCCTAACGAAGACATTATAGAGAGAAACATCAGAATTGT tgttcCTCTAAACAACCGGGAGAATATCTCTGATCCCACCTCACCAGTGAGAACCAATTTTGTGTACCATTTGTCTGACCT cTGTAAAAAATGTGATCCTGTAGAAGTCGAGCTGGATAATCAAATAGTTATTGCCTCCCAGAGCAATCTCTGTGATGAAGACAGTGAGACCTGCTACACGTACGACAGAAACAAGTGCTACACAAATTGGGTCCCATTTACATATGGCGGTCAGACCAAAATGGTGCAAACAGCCTTGACCCCGGATTCCTGCTACCCTGACTAA
- the UTP3 gene encoding something about silencing protein 10, whose translation MVGRSRRRGAAKWAAVRAQAGPGPEDENEDDSELPPSPGDSSYYQDKVDDFHEARSRAALAKGWGEVESEEEEDGDEEEEVLPLDIADEDDEDGESAGDDADADDDGGSSVQSEAEVSVDPSLSWGQRKKLYYDTDYGSKSRRRQSQQEVEEEEREEEEEAQLIQRRLAQALEEDDFGVTWVEAFAKPAPQVDEAETRVVKDLAKVSVKEKLKMLRKESPELLELIEDLKVKLTEVKDELEPLLQLAERGVIPPGKGSQYLRTKYNLYLNYCSNVSFYLILKARRVPAHGHPVIERLVTYRNLINKLSVVDQKLSSEIRHLLTFKDDAGKKGLNSRAKSTKAKPKSVSETSAAASAVAATSDDSDLDDEAALKFYKEIEDKQKLKRKKEENSVDEQTLEDQNAKRAITYQIAKNRGLTPRRKKIDRNPRVKHREKFRRAKIRRRGQVREVRREEQRYTGELSGIRAGVKKSIKLKH comes from the coding sequence ATGGTGGGGAGATCCCGGCGGCGCGGAGCGGCCAAGTGGGCAGCTGTGCGAGCCCAGGCTGGTCCCGGCCCAGAGGACGAAAATGAAGACGATTCAGAATTGCCACCCTCGCCTGGGGACTCCAGCTACTACCAAGATAAGGTAGATGATTTCCATGAGGCCCGATCCCGGGCTGCCTTGGCTAAAGGCTGGGGCGAAGtggagagtgaggaggaggaggacggtgatgaggaggaagaggttcTACCCCTAGATATTGCTGATGAGGACGATGAAGATGGAGAGAGCGCGGGGGATGACGCGGATGCCGATGACGATGGCGGGAGCTCCGTGCAGAGTGAGGCCGAGGTGTCCGTGGATCCCAGTTTGTCATGGGGTCAGAGGAAAAAACTTTACTATGACACAGACTACGGTTCCAAGTCCCGACGCCGACAGAGTCAACAAGaagtagaggaggaggaaagagaggaggaagaggaagcgcAGCTCATTCAGCGGCGCCTCGCGCAAGCCCTGGAAGAGGATGACTTTGGGGTCACCTGGGTTGAGGCCTTTGCAAAACCAGCACCTCAGGTAGATGAGGCTGAGACCCGCGTCGTGAAGGATCTGGCGAAAGTTTCAGTGAAAGAGAAGCTGAAGATGCTGCGGAAGGAGTCACCAGAGCTCTTGGAGCTTATAGAAGACCTGAAGGTTAAGCTGACTGAAGTGAAGGATGAGCTGGAGCCGCTGCTGCAGTTGGCGGAGCGAGGGGTCATTCCACCCGGAAAGGGGAGCCAGTACCTGAGGACCAAGTACAACCTCTATTTGAACTACTGCTCCAACGTCAGCTTTTATTTGATCCTGAAAGCCAGGAGAGTCCCCGCGCATGGACACCCCGTCATAGAGAGGCTTGTCACCTACCGCAATTTGATCAACAAACTGTCAGTTGTAGATCAGAAGCTGTCTTCTGAAATTCGTCATCTGCTCACATTTAAAGATGATGCTGGGAAGAAAGGACTGAATTCGAGAGCAAAATCCACCAAGGCCAAGCCAAAATCCGTTTCAGAGACTTCTGCTGCGGCCTCTGCTGTTGCAGCTACGTCTGATGATTCCGATCTTGATGATGAAGCTGCGCTGAAATTCTACAAGGAAATAGAAGACAAGCAGAagttgaagaggaagaaagaagaaaatagtgtTGACGAACAGACTCTTGAAGATCAGAATGCGAAGAGAGCCATTACCTATCAGATCGCTAAAAATAGAGGACTTACACCTAGAAGAAAGAAGATCGATCGCAATCCCAGAGTGAAACACCGGGAAAAGTTCAGAAGAGCCAAAATCCGCAGGAGAGGGCAAGTTCGTGAAGTCCGGAGAGAAGAGCAGCGTTACACCGGTGAACTCTCTGGCATTCGTGCGGGAGTTAAAAAGAGCATTAAGCTTAAGCATTAA